Part of the Wolbachia endosymbiont of Diaphorina citri genome is shown below.
AAGCAGACAAACTTACTAAAACGGAGAATGATTGTGATAAAGGTGGATATAGTCAGGAATCAGATTTAGGTTACGCTTCTTTTCTTGACGGAATAAAACCAGAGTCGAGTTCTGAGCAAAAGTGTCTAGAATCAAATAGGCCATTGAATTTAGAAAAACAGGATTTAACTAGAGAGTTGAGTACATTACAAAAAGAAAATGAAAATCTAAAATTAAAAGCTCTACATTTTCAACCTGGAAGATCACCCTTAGATGAGCTCAGTGAGGTAAAGATCAAAGCAAACAAATTTACTAAAATGGAAATTAATTATGATAGAGGTAGTTGTAACCAGAAAGAAATTCATTATGAAGATGAATTTTTAGATGAAGGTTATCATAGTTTATTTGAGCAAGGAAAAGAATTACGTGCTAAGCAAGAGTGGTTAGAAGCAAACAAACTATTGGATGAAGAGTATGAATTAATTAAAAAATATTTATGGTTTCCATCTGAATTCAGTAAAGGTAGATCTCTAATGGCTAGTCAATACTCATTTGAGGAGCTACTGTGTATCTGGCTTGCTTGTACAACTAATTTGACCAAAAATCAAAAAAAGTTAAATAAAGAATTATTAAAGATTCTTAAGGGTATAGAGTGTTTTTATCAGTACGATACTGATAAACTAGAAAAGTTCTTAAAAGATAACAAGAACGATCAAGATTTAAAAGTTGTTCTTAATCTTAAAAGAGGAGAGTCTGGATTAACATTATTACATGCTGCTTCAAAACTCAATCATGACGGTTCTATTTTAGTAGATTTACTTTTACAAGCAGGAGCTGACCCTAATATAAAAAGCAATGAAGGGAAAACACCTTTACATTATGCTGCTAATAGAAATTATGCTTATCCTATTATAGATCTACTCTTAGAGGGAAAAGCTAATCCTAACATACAGGACAATACAGGAAAAACCCCTTTACAAATTGCGATTGATAATAATAACGTCAACAGTTTAGAATACTTCTTCACTACAAATCAGAAGAAGTTGAGTAAGGAACTATATGATATACTCCTAGGTACAGTATTATCTAAAGATAGTAAAAAACCTCATATGATAGGTAAATCTGCTAACGCTCGAGCTATTGAAAATTTAGAAAAATTTCTGAATAAACACAATAATAGTCAGGATCTGAAAATGATTTTCACTATTCAAGATAGAGCAGGTATGTCGAAAGTACTTAGTTATGCTAAGACTGCGTGCAAAGAAGTAGAGGATTTACTTCTAAAAGCAGGAGCAACTCACCCTGAAAAAAAGGACTCAAAAATCCACAGTAAGGAGAGAAAGTGTTTACCTCAACCAAGTACTTTATGGAACATACAAAATCAAGAGATAGTACTAGACAGATTTTTAAATGAAATATCTCAAGTTAAAGATATGGAACAGCTAGAAAAATTAGTCAATAAGGCTATAGTTTCTGGGATAGTGCTAAATTTTGCTAAAAAATCTTCTAAAAATAAAAAATACAACTTTCTAGATTATGTAACAAAAAAAATTAATAGATTAGAGAAGAATTCTAAAGTTGCCAATGATATAATATATAAATTGGTAGCAAGAGGAGCTGTCTTCTATTCTCAGGATAGCGCCGGACAGATAAAACCTGTCAAACCAAAAAGAAACTTCCTAGCTGAGTGTACGGCAAATTTTATATATAATTTTGTAGAGAAGAGCTTTTTGCAGTTATAGCCGAACTGTGCAATGGTGCCTTAAGTGCCCGTAGAATAGCGTGGCTTTGGAGGAACGGTCAAACCACTGATGGAGCCTTTTGGGCTACCTCGATTAGAAGAATGTATAACTCAACCGTCCCAAGCTTAAGCACTTCTCAACTATGGATTATTATATAATGGAGATTAAAAATGGCAAAGGTCAAAAGTAAATTAGAGATAACGAATCCTAATGCAGCAGGAATCGATGTTGGCTCGGCTGTACATTATGTATGTGTACCCGAAGGAAGCGATGAACAACGTATACAAAAATTTAGCTGCTTTACGGAAGATCTCTACAACATAGCAAAATGGTTGAAAAAATGTAAAGTTAATACAGTAGCCATGGAGTCAACAGGAGTGTACTGGATTCCTTTGTTTCAAGTACTTGAATCACACGGATTTGAAGTAAAACTGGTAAACGCAAAACATGTTAAAAATGTACCTGGGAGAAAATCAGATGTGCAAGATTGTCAATGGATTCAACAACTACACAGTTACGGGTTACTCCAAGGGTCATTTAGGCCAGATGATCAAATGTGTGTATTGCGTAGTTATGTTCGGCAACGTAAAAATTTAATTGAAAATGCTTCTACACATACTTTGCGTATGCAAAAAGCGCTAACACAAATGAATATTCAACTACATAGAGTTATAAGCGATACAACTGGTGTAACTGGAATGCAAATTATTAAAGCAATAATAGATGGTGAGAGTAATCCTGAAAAATTGGCTGAACTAAGAGATGGACGAATAAAAAGTGATAAATCTGTTATTGCAAAAGCATTAGCAGGAAACTATAGAAAAGAACACCTATTTACATTAAAGCAAGAATTTGAGCTATATAATATTTATCAGGAAAAAGTAGCAGAATGTGACAGGAGCATTGAAGAATATTATAAAACATTTGAGACAAAGTCTGATGAGAGTAAAAAGTTAGGTGAAGAGAAAAATAAGCATAGAAAAAGTAAACCAAACTTTGCTTTGCATGAAGAATTATATCGAGTAACTGGTATAGATTTTACCAAAATTCCTGGATTGGATATACTAACTGTACAAACTATCATTTCGGAAGTTGGTGTTAACTATAATAAATGGCGATCAGAAAAGCATTTTACTTCGTGGTTGGGGCTAAGCCCTGCTAATAAAATTACAGGGGAAAAAGTGTTTAGCACAAGAACACGTAAAGTCATTAATCGTGCCGCGAATGCATTTCGAATGGCTGCTCACTGTGTATCAAGAAGCAATAGCGGAATAGGTGCATATTGTAGAAGGTTAAAAAAAAGACTAGGTGCACCAAAAGCGATTACTGCTACGGCAAGAAAATTAGCATGTATCTTTTATAGTATGTTGAAGTATGGACAAGAATATGTAGAAAGAGGAATAGATTATTATGAAACACGTTACAAAGAGAGGGTTGTAAAAAATTTAATCAAAAAGGCACAGGAATTCGGTTATATCTTAGTTCAACAGGAATAACTAATGGGAAGTTTCTTAGAAGCATGGAAGTAATGATTACATTGGAATCGGAATTCAAAGACCACAAAACTAATATTATAAAAGCATATAAAGATTATATTAGAAAGACTCATAAGTTTATTGAAGTTGCAAAAAGTGCAACCAATTGTGAGCTGAACGACATAAGAATAGACAACTCTAATTTCTACTTGGAATATTCAGAAGATAGTATAATAGATGTTGCAAAAGTAACAAACAAAGTAAGAGATCTAGTACTAACTCAGAAAGAAATAGAGCGTGCAAGAAGTGTAATAAAGATCGGTAAAAGTGAAGTAGAAATTATTACTCAAGGAGGAATAAGAAATTACACAGACCTTGCAGATGGTAGTGATATAGTACTGACTTTCGATACTAGTTTTGGAGAGTTGGAAGTGAGATTATATCCTGATAAGGAAGATGAAAATTTGGTAATATTAGAAGTGAATGATGAAGATCTACTAGAGGAAATAGAAAACTATGACGAAAAAATAGGCAAGAATTGCTTACTAGGAGGGTTATCAGTAAGTGAAGCTATAAACCGAGGTTCTTTCGATAGATCTAGAGGATTAATTCATTCTGAAAAGATCGGTCAATCTGATGAGACAGAAGCCCCCCTTTGGAAAGAGCCTACAAAGATGAGAGTAGTCTCAAGTCTCCAAGAAACGCAAGCTACTCTCCACAATGAAGGAACTCGTACTATACTGTAATATTCCGCTCTACAAATTCAATTGGTTGAAGTTTTTTAGGTAACTTCTCAGTGCGAGCATCAGACAAATCAGTGCTTATCTCATCAAAATTTCTCTCAGCAAGTTCATTTGCCACTTCTGCAAAGCATTTCCTAACAAGAGGCATGATAATTGGCATTAATAGTTTTCGTGGATCGTACCATTTCAATAAGTCAGTTTCCTTTTCCACTCTATCCCTTGGATCCTCTTCTAACAAATCTTTTGTATGTTTTTCAGTGTATATTTCACAAGCTTTCAAAAAAACAGGAGCTAATATTGCAATAAATGTTGCTAACAACAACATTGGACCAAGTATAACTCCACCAACAGTTACTCCATTGCAATGAAATTTGTTGTAATTAAATAAACAGAAAAAGCAGCTGAAGGATATATAATAAGAAACTTGCTGCCTAGCATAATATAGCTCAATTTACTTATAAATTCATCAGTAGAAATCTCTGAATTTTCATATTTTTTCATATAGTAATTTAGTAATAAACCAGTGACTTTGTTGACAAAGAAGTTGAGTAGTATGATCACACATGAAAAGTAGCAAGCTATAGTAATAGTAATTAGTAGAAACAAGGGCAAATAAGCAAAATTTTGAAAAGTTAATAAGGCATTTTTACGTTCTATAAACTTTAATGCTAATGCTTTTTTGTCTTCTTTTATTAGATTCTCTTTTTTGTTTAGAGGAAAAATGTAAGAACGTAATTGCGCAATACAATCTCTTGATAAAGGATCATAAGAAAGCTTTTTTTCTAGCATAGAATTCAATTTTTCAAAATCTGCGCCTATAGCTTCTTTACTGATTCCCAGCTTTACAAACAATTTCTGCCTATAGCAAAATTCTCTTTCTGTTAAACGACCATTACTTTCAGCATTAACACTCACTTTAATACAAGGATTCCCTGACTCTAAAGGTTCAATGTATTTTTTTAGTCCTTGATAAACATTATAAATTTGATTAAATCTATTTTTATCTCCACCTTTATCAGGGTGATTCACAAGCACCAGCTTATTATATTGTTTTTTTAAAATCCTACTAAGCTCTTGATAATTCTTACCTACAACCTGTACAGCTTTTAGTTCTAATAAATCGAATAGCTCGGTATTATTGTTAAATTCTTGATCAGTTAATTTTAAATGTTGACCCATTTTTGTCCCCACACAAATACATAGTACTTTGAGTATATTACACTTAAATATTTTTTGCAAGTGATCAGTAGTAACTTAGATGTATTACACTATAGTGTGAAGGTATATGGAATATTTTAGAAACATTCTTCATTTTGTTTTAGTTTCTATGAACAAGGTTAATTTTCATTATATATGGCAGATATTATTATGGTAATATTAATAATCCTTATGATATAATTATCTTTTAAGGCTTTACTTTAGCTCGAATAAAAAGATCTAGAGCAACATGACGATCTTGAACGCTTGCACTGTGAACATCTGCCATAATAACTAGGCCTACTGTGTCTACAACAATATGACGTTCTCTACCCTTTATTTTCTTGCCAGCTCCTTTTTGAGTAGTCTTCACTGATTGACTATCAATTATTCCTACTGATGGTGTTTCATTTTTGCCAACCATTTTTCTTACCTCTTTTACTAGCATATCATGTATTTTTTCCAATTTGCCACTACCTGAGAAAATAGTCGTACACTGTCTCCAATGGTGAAAAATCTTTTGCTCCACTGGCAACCACCTCCCATTATATATCTTATTGCATTAATAATTATTCTGATATTATGCCTTCTTAGCCGACCTATCGCTCCTTGTGCAACACTTGGCTCTCATTCTTTGTCACTTATATCGCTTGTTACTCTCCTATTTTTTGCTTACCTCATCTTATTCTCTTCTTTATTCCCTTTCAAAATAGGTTCTCACAGTTAAAGATTAACCATGCACAAAACTTTTAGAAAAGAAAACGCACTCATTATAAGCTGTGGACCTTTAACTATTACAATAAGAGCAAATAATATTCCACACAAGGATACCAACACTCCAAATATCGAGACAAGACCATCCTTACTCATAATACCAAGTGAAATAAGAGTTGTACCGATTGCTGGAATAAAGTGAGTTAACGGAAACGGATTGGCTATCACCAACGCACAAACTAACATTATAAATGCCAAAATCTTTTCACCTGGCTCTAGGAAGATAAAGGACATTCTTGGTTTCATGAACTTTTCTATTTTTTTTAATGCAGGTAAAGTTTTTTTGACCACAAGGGCTAGTGTTGAACGTTTAAAGGATTTTCTTTCTAACCAATTTGGCATCCAGGGAGAATGAAACCCAAGCAGAAGCTGCAGTGAAAATAAGATTAACGGTATGGAAAGTATAGTTGTATAGCCAGGTGGAACTGGTATAGGCACAGATAGTGGCAAGGAGAAAATAATTATTAAAATACCAAAACCACGTTCTTGTAGAGATGTTTTAATTTCAAACAACGTCACTTTGTCACTATTAGCATTACCAGCATCTGCAACCTCTTGTAGAATATCAGATGCTAATTTTTTATCTTCAGTCAAATTCTCACTTTTTTGCACAATTACTTTTTAACAAAATCATTCCTAATAAATAGCATAATTACTCGTATATTCCAATCTTGATTTAACACTATTATCAGGATAATCCTCTGATATTCTATATACAGCCTTATCAGTTTGAATCTAATTATTTTGGCTGAACAAAGTCTCTTGATTCATTTATAATGACTATACTCTAGGCTCTAATCGTAAATTTGAGTCTCTATAAAATCATGTCCAGCTAAATTATTTTAAGCTATACCAATATTAGTAATCAAGTTAACACTAATTTAATGATGACATATATAAAATATAATATATTGAATTAATAGTGAGGTTAAAAATGTTACCTAATGAAACAAATTCATATTCTCTTGTAACTCAACAAGAAAATGATCTTGATTTTAAGAAATTTACTGAAGATCTATCGAATATGAAGAGTGTTAATAATCACAAAAAGCTAAAGGAAAGAATCACTGACCTGTTAAAAGGAGATACAGAATTCTCTCGCATGAAACAAGGAGATCAGGCTCTTGTAGTAGGTACAGCAAGTGGGTTATTTACAGCATTATTACCACTTTTAGCAGTTGGTGTAACACTTGCTATACCAGGTGCTATAGTTGGTCTTACTTTATATTTCGCTGTAAAAGTAGCTGTAAAATCAGTTCAATCTGGATATAAAGGACTCAAATGGTCAGCTGAAAAAACTGTTGAAGGAGCACAATATACTGCAGGCACAATAAAAAAAGGCTTTATAAATGCTAGAGATTCATTAAAAGAAGCTGGAAGTTCTGTAGCACAGAAAACAAGAGAAGGCACCAGTGATACACTTAAAAAAGTAGGAAGTAAATTGGGTAATTTGGGTTCAAGTATATCTAATTTGGATAGCATTCCATATTCAATAGACTTACAGAGTCAAACTGTTGTTTTAAAAACAGAAGAAAAAACGAAAAATTTCAACAGTGTGAAGGAGATGCTTGTTAGTGAAATTTTGCAAGACAAGACTGTAAATAAGTCTGCTTTAATTAAGGAAATATTCTCTGGATTAAACAGAAAAATATCAGAAAAAGCTGGTTCTATTGATGGTCCACAAGGTTTCAAAAAGGACCAATTAGTTTATCAATTGACACAGCAAGCAAGTTTTGTCGATAAATTAGATGCTAAAAAGTTGCAAAATTTGTTAGCTCAAAATGATAACAATCTCTATGAAATTTTCTCTGAACATCATGATGAAATTAAGAGGATTATTAGAGAATGTACAATAGAGCATAAACTTTCTAATTCTATAGAGAAGCTTAATAAGATAGCAAGCAAGTGTGGTGAAAGCAAAAAAGTAAGTAATGTGAAGTATCAAGTTTTAGCTGCAACACCAACTGCAACAATAGGAAGTAGACCAGGAGTAACGCGACGTAATAGCACTGGTAACCTTACTAAGGTATTAACTCCAAAAGTACCAAATATAAGTTGTACTAGACACAACTTGATCTGACAGGCAGGGGATGTTCAAAAAAGTGTGTCAAACCGAGAAGTAAAATATAATTGAGATAAAAATGGAGGTTTGACATGAGTCAAAGAATAGCAGATAGAACTACTGGTTTGGTAGATTATAAAGAATTAGAAACAAATATCTTGTCGTCTATACGAGAAGGTAGACCATTAATGGGAAAAGATGGTGCATTAACGCCATTTGTAAAAAGGCTACTTGAAGCAAGCTTGGAGGGTGAAATAGAACATCATTTATCTACTGAAAGCGAAGAAAACAATCGTAGAAACGGAAGGAATGGAAAAACTTTGAAAACAAGTGCAGGTTCATTTGAACTATTGACACCAAGAGACAGAGAGGGAAGTTTTGAACCACAGATAGTGAAAAAAAGGCAAACAAGCCTACATCCAGAACTTGAAACAAAGGTCTTGAACATGTTTGCAAGTGGTGTGGGATACAGAGATATAGCATCATATGTGGAAGAAATTTATGACCATAAAATATCTGCAGCAGAGATATCTGGAATTACAGATAAATTACTACCTATAATCAATGAATGGCGTAGCCGTCCACTGCAATCAGTGTATCCAATAGTATTTATGGATGGGATGTTTTTTAAGGTAAAAGAAGACGGTCGCTGTGTAAGTAAGTGCATGTATAACATATTAGGAATAGACCAAAATGGCAGAAAAGAAGTACTGGGTTTTTACTTAGCAGAAAGCGAGGGAGCTAGCTTCTGGTTAGGCGTATTAAATGACTTGAAAGAGAGAGGAATAGAAGACATTTTGATAGCTTGTGTCGATGGCCTAAAAAGCTTTCCTGCAGCTATAAATAGCGTATTTCCTAATGTGGAAGTACAGCTATGTGTAGTGCATCAAATACGGAACTCTCTGAAATACGTATCAAGCAAAGATGTAAAAGTTTTCATGAATGATTTAAAAAAAATATACCGCGCTACAAGTAAAGAAATTGCAGAAAATTATTTGCTTGAGCTGGAGGAAAAATGGGGCGAAAAGTATCCATTAGTTGTAAAATCTTGGCAGAACAATTGGGAAAGTTTATCTGGTTACTTCAAGTATTCAGGTCCTGTTAGAAGGCTAATTTATACCACTAATCTCATCGAGGGGCTACACAGGCAAATTAGGAAATTTACCAAGACCAAAGGCGCATTCACCAGCATAAATGCCTTGTACAAGCTGGTATATTGTGCTATAAGAAAGGTGGAAGAGAAATGGACGATGCCTGTACATGATTGGGCATTATCTATATCTCAACTCGATATTTTTTTCCCTAGTAGATTAAAGATTGAGTTGAATTAAAAATTCGGTTTGACACACTTTTTTGAACATCCTCAGCAGTGGGGATGTTCAAAAAAGTGTGTCAAACCGAGAAGTAAAATATAATTGAGATAAAAATGGAGGTTTGACATGAGTCAAAGAATAGCAGATAGAACTACTGGTTTGGTAGATTATAAAGAATTAGAAACAAATATCTTGTCGTCTATACGAGAAGGTAGACCATTAATGGGAAAAGATGGTGCATTAACGCCATTTGTAAAAAGGCTACTTGAAGCAAGCTTGGAGGGTGAAATAGAACATCATTTATCTACTGAAAGCGAAGAAAACAATCGTAGAAACGGAAGGAATGGAAAAACTTTGAAAACAAGTGCAGGTTCATTTGAACTATTGACACCAAGAGACAGAGAGGGAAGTTTTGAACCACAGATAGTGAAAAAAAGGCAAACAAGCCTACATCCAGAACTTGAAACAAAGGTCTTGAACATGTTTGCAAGTGGTGTGGGATACAGAGATATAGCATCATATGTGGAAGAAATTTATGACCATAAAATATCTGCAGCAGAGATATCTGGAATTACAGATAAATTACTACCTATAATCAATGAATGGCGTAGCCGTCCACTGCAATCAGTGTATCCAATAGTATTTATGGATGGGATGTTTTTTAAGGTAAAAGAAGACGGTCGCTGTGTAAGTAAGTGCATGTATAACATATTAGGAATAGACCAAAATGGCAGAAAAGAAGTACTGGGTTTTTACTTAGCAGAAAGCGAGGGAGCTAGCTTCTGGTTAGGCGTATTAAATGACTTGAAAGAGAGAGGAATAGAAGACATTTTGATAGCTTGTGTCGATGGCCTAAAAAGCTTTCCTGCAGCTATAAATAGCGTATTTCCTAATGTGGAAGTACAGCTATGTGTAGTGCATCAAATACGGAACTCTCTGAAATACGTATCAAGCAAAGATGTAAAAGTTTTCATGAATGATTTAAAAAAAATATACCGCGCTACAAGTAAAGAAATTGCAGAAAATTATTTGCTTGAGCTGGAGGAAAAATGGGGCGAAAAGTATCCATTAGTTGTAAAATCTTGGCAGAACAATTGGGAAAGTTTATCTGGTTACTTCAAGTATTCAGGTCCTGTTAGAAGGCTAATTTATACCACTAATCTCATCGAGGGGCTACACAGGCAAATTAGGAAATTTACCAAGACCAAAGGCGCATTCACCAGCATAAATGCCTTGTACAAGCTGGTATATTGTGCTATAAGAAAGGTGGAAGAGAAATGGACGATGCCTGTACATGATTGGGCATTATCTATATCTCAACTCGATATTTTTTTCCCTAGTAGATTAAAGATTGAGTTGAATTAAAAATTCGGTTTGACACACTTTTTTGAACATCCTCATAGCAGTATTTACCTGAGTGAGGCCTTGTCTCATTGTAAGAACGCAACCAATGATCGACATCTATCTGCAGATCTTCCAAAGAATTGTAGATTTTCTTGCGAAAAATAATATTGTAACACTCATCTTGCATAGTCTTGTGAAACCTCTCACATATGCCATTGGTCTGTGGTGAGTTGGCCTTGGTTCTAGAATGATCAATGTTTTCTATTCCCAAATAAAGCTGATAAGCATGATTCTCTGGCTTACCACAGTATTCTGTACCACGATCAGTAAGAATGCGTAATAGTGGTACATTTTGTCCATCAAAGAATGGTATTACTTTATCGTTTAGCAAGTCAGCAGCAGTAATTGCTGTTTTATCTACATAAAGTTTGGCAAATGCAACGCGAGAATAAGTATCAATAAAAGTTTGCTGATAAATTCGTCCAACACCCTTAATATTTCCTACGTAATAAGTATCCTGAGAACCTAAATAACCAGGGTGTTCTGTATCAATTTCCCCGTGAGCTTCCCTTTGTTCTTTGACCTTTTCTAACGCTGTAAGTTGCCCTTCTGTTAAAATTATTCCATCTTGAGCAACCTTTGCTTCAAGAGCTTTAAGTCTTTTTTAAAGGTTTCAAGATCATTTCTCAGCCATACAGATCTCACTCCACCTTCAGAGATTATTATGCCCCTTTTTCTAAGTTCATTTGCAGCTCTTTGTTGTCCATATGCTGGAAATTCTGTTGCAATATTTACTACTGCTCTTTCTATATCTTCGGAAACTCTGTTTGCCAATAGGGGTTTTTTCTTACTTATTTCATGTAATGCTCCTTCTCCCCCACTTTCATATAACTCCTTAAATCGATAAAATGTATCACGCGAATAACCCATCACCTTACACGCTTGTGATACGTTACCTAATTGCTTTGCTAGTTCTAATAACCCTAACTTTGGTTTTAGTATTTTTGTTTGTATCGTACTCATTTCTAACACTCCTTTCTTTTATTATTTTATAACTTACTTTTTTAAAGTGTCAGATCAAGTTCTATCTAATACACCTTATATCATCTCTAGTAACTTGCTTTTTTACAATTTCTAGTAGCTCTTCTGACGCTGTGGATAACTCTGTGGATAAAATTGAGATTTCTACACTTCCTGGCACTTTTGACTCAACCAGCGCATCCTTTACTCTTCTATCTGCTGAGAGTGCTTGAAACCGATAATGCTCTTTACTACCTCCTGTGCTTGAGCCAACTATTCTTGCCTTGATTCTTTTTCTGAAGCGTTCATCTTCTTCTCCATCTTGCCTCTCTGCTCCATAAAACTCAGCTAAATTATCAAGCTCTTCTCCCCTTGCAAACTTGAGTAAATTGCTTTTTACCGCTTCATTTATTCTTTGTCTCAGCAAAAGCTCTCTCCAGGCTGCTACTTCTAAAATCTTCATCGCTGGGTCACTTTCAATTAGTGCTGTAAAACTTTTATCTCGACTTATTAATTCTTCTTTCATCCGAGCAAAAATCTCTTCAAAGTTCAGTGGTTCGATAATATTTGGCTGCTGCATTTTTAAACAACTACTCCATTAATATTTATGAACTTACCTTCTGAAAGATAGACACCTTCTAAATTCAATGTTACTCTCCCTTCTTTTACTTCTGTTATCTTCACTTTCTCTAATTTAAACCTTCTCTCCCATTTTTCTAGTGCTCCTGCTACTGCTGCATAAATTTCTAGTGTAAAATCACGATTTATTGGCTTATCCACCAATTCAAATAATCTTGAGCCATAATCTCTCCTCATTATTCTACTGTTTACTGGAGTGGTTAATATATCAATTATTGATTGCTTTAAATGTTCTATTCCCTCTAATTCTTTACCTGTTTTAGCATCCATTCCTCTCATTTTTCGATTACTTTAATTTTTTTTATTTTGAAAACACACTTTGATTTTTACTTACTACTTGAAAACTACAGGACGCCACATCACCTGTTCTCGCTACACCAATACCATTTACAAATACGCTGTTTGATCCTTGTGTTAGTGTCTCTCCCATAGTTAAGGTATCACTTCTACGACAGACAGATCTACCATTAATACGCACATCTTTACTCCCGCTTACGCAAACATGAATAGGTACTCCAGTACAACTATCACCTGTACAAACTATAGCTCTTCTCATGTCAATTTAAATCTATTCTACTTCCTTTCAGTTTTATTCCACTTTTTGTCATTTCTATACTCGATTCTCCAGCTTTCAGTGTTATTTTATCTACTACTTCAATCTCTAAATGATGCTTCTCTTTATCATATAACAATCTTGTTCCATCCTGAAACTTCACACTATTTATTTCTTCTTTATTCTCTGGTGCAGGGTATTTTTCCTGATATATTCCTCCTAATACCACTCCTAATGATAGTTCACCAAGAGGAGAAAATATCATAACCTGTTCACCGATATCTGGTGGAGACCAATCTCTATCTTTTCCTGCTTTGCTCGTTATCCACGGCAACCAATCTGTTAAAAATTCTCCTATTTTCACTCTTACTTTTGCTTTTTCATAATCTATTTCTTTTACAACTCCTATACGAATGATATTCGCTAATCTTCTATTTAGCTCTGAAATTGCAAAACTATGGTCTAACATTTATATTTCCTACGTTTATTGTATGTGGTTTAATTTCCCCCTCTTCCCATACTGATTTACCTAAATGAAGCTGATGACTCCAATCAACCATCCACACCAAATATGCATCTAATTCGGGTCTAAATCCATCAGGCTCTGCAGAGAGAAATTCAGCAGGAGAAATATTTTTTACGTTCCAAGTATTTTTATTTACTACTCTTGCTACTTCTGCTGCTAATGACCTTACAACTAACGAGGAATACTCGACTGTTCCATCAACTACAATCCTTGCCTCAAATCTTACTTTTAGTGCTAACTCTTCTGTTCCAGGATCATGTCCCTTTTC
Proteins encoded:
- a CDS encoding PAAR domain-containing protein, which gives rise to MRRAIVCTGDSCTGVPIHVCVSGSKDVRINGRSVCRRSDTLTMGETLTQGSNSVFVNGIGVARTGDVASCSFQVVSKNQSVFSK
- a CDS encoding phage baseplate assembly protein V, whose protein sequence is MLDHSFAISELNRRLANIIRIGVVKEIDYEKAKVRVKIGEFLTDWLPWITSKAGKDRDWSPPDIGEQVMIFSPLGELSLGVVLGGIYQEKYPAPENKEEINSVKFQDGTRLLYDKEKHHLEIEVVDKITLKAGESSIEMTKSGIKLKGSRIDLN